DNA from Geobacillus vulcani PSS1:
GCGGCTTTTAAATCACCCCGCTGTTTGCATTTGGAAATGCCGACGCTCGAGCCGGCATTGGCTGGCTTGACAAAGCATGGGTAGCCAAGCTCTCGTTCGATCCGGTCATACATCGCTTCACCGCTTTTTTGCCAGTCATACTTCGTCACGGCAATATATTTCGCCTGGCGCAACCCAGCCTGGGCAAACAAGTTTTTCATCATGACTTTATCCATCCCGACCGCCGAGGCAAGCACCCCGTTGCCGACATACGGAATGTTCAACATCTCTAGCAACCCTTGCACGGTTCCGTCTTCGCCGTTCGGCCCATGCAAAAGCGGGAAAATGACGTCGATCGTTTCCTCACTTCCTTCCACAGCCGAGTCAGCAGCTGGAACTTGGTTCAAGGAAACCGGAATCAAAGCAGTCGCCGCCGAAGTGAATTGCAGCTGCTTGATCTCCTCGACCGGTCCCGTCAGCTGTTTCCCCTTGATCCATTGTCCTTCTGGTGTAATGTAAATCGGAATGACATCGAATTTATGAGGATCAATGGCGTTCATCACCGCCATCGCTGTCGACAGCGATACTTGATGTTCCGGCGATTTGCCGCCGTATAACACGCCAACTCTTGTTTTCATTATCGTTCCTCCTCTTTCCTTGGCCATCGTTCCTATTGTAACACGTTTCGCGCCCAACGGTCTGATATTTTATATGTACGATAGAGGTTGTTTCGCCACCCACATAAACGACAAGGCACAAAAATGAGGCTGTCTTAAAACGTAGTTCGTCCCAAAGCACAACATATCGTTTTCCAACAGTTGTTTTATACGTACATACAGGAGTAAGAAAAGGTGCCCCGATCCTTTTGGGACACCTCCTCTCACTACGGACGCAACACGCGCCAAGCCATGCGCTGCGGCATGGCCGCCACCACTTCGGCAAGCGCTTCTTGCCCTGTTTTTTCGATGCCGGCAAAGTAA
Protein-coding regions in this window:
- a CDS encoding D-alanine--D-alanine ligase, with product MKTRVGVLYGGKSPEHQVSLSTAMAVMNAIDPHKFDVIPIYITPEGQWIKGKQLTGPVEEIKQLQFTSAATALIPVSLNQVPAADSAVEGSEETIDVIFPLLHGPNGEDGTVQGLLEMLNIPYVGNGVLASAVGMDKVMMKNLFAQAGLRQAKYIAVTKYDWQKSGEAMYDRIERELGYPCFVKPANAGSSVGISKCKQRGDLKAAFIEAFQYDRKIIIEEAIVGREIEIGVIGNDEPICSVVGEIVPKKEFYDYEAKYEDGQTELIIPADVTKEQYETIKQMALTAFRTLDLSGLARVDFFLAKDGAVYINEVNTMPGFTPYSMFPLLWQHSGVPYPELIERLIALALERHQEKQTITYTFKKETR